One segment of Fructilactobacillus hinvesii DNA contains the following:
- a CDS encoding NmrA family NAD(P)-binding protein: protein MGDYKDATSMDQALAGVDRLLLISSYPDQSVPRFTQHQNVINAAVHNQVKWLGYTSFFHADRTQNPLAADHLKTEQFITKTDLPHSFLRNNWYLENELPALQAALTHQQPIVTTAGKQTIGWASERYYAQAAANLLSNSEDELKFVYELTGTFHTYAELIKTVTNVTGQEVKLQQLLPAEFADWIKQQNWNAPTQQFFLNCQKLMRAGDLGPQEEQPAIQMGMIHAEINQSRSHYQDLPQVLGRPLPSLTDQVRDLMTPKPGYLL, encoded by the coding sequence ATGGGGGACTACAAAGATGCTACTAGCATGGATCAGGCGCTAGCCGGTGTAGATCGCTTGTTACTAATCTCTTCTTATCCTGACCAATCAGTGCCGCGGTTCACCCAACATCAAAACGTCATTAATGCAGCCGTGCATAATCAAGTTAAATGGTTAGGTTATACCAGTTTTTTCCATGCCGACCGAACTCAGAATCCCCTGGCAGCTGATCATTTAAAAACCGAGCAGTTCATTACCAAAACGGATCTCCCCCATTCTTTTCTGCGAAATAATTGGTACCTAGAAAACGAACTTCCGGCGCTCCAAGCGGCTCTGACACACCAGCAACCAATCGTGACGACCGCCGGTAAACAAACCATTGGCTGGGCGAGTGAACGCTACTACGCACAAGCCGCTGCTAATCTGCTAAGCAACAGCGAGGACGAGTTAAAATTCGTTTACGAACTAACCGGCACTTTTCATACCTACGCAGAACTAATCAAAACCGTAACCAACGTCACCGGTCAGGAAGTTAAACTCCAGCAACTACTTCCCGCTGAATTCGCGGACTGGATAAAACAGCAAAATTGGAACGCTCCGACCCAACAATTCTTTCTTAATTGTCAAAAACTGATGCGAGCTGGGGACCTCGGTCCACAAGAAGAACAGCCAGCAATTCAAATGGGTATGATTCATGCAGAGATTAACCAAAGTCGTTCACACTACCAGGACCTACCGCAGGTGTTAGGACGTCCCTTGCCTAGCCTCACGGACCAAGTGCGAGACCTGATGACTCCCAAACCAGGTTACCTGCTATAG
- a CDS encoding nitroreductase family protein — protein sequence MDTQLLDLMKHRRTIYNLGRNVQIPEPELTEYIKAVIRHTPSAFNSQPVRAVILFNEHHEKLWDIVETALEEKVAPDAFLRTKAKISSFRNAFGSILFFTDMKVVQSYADNEKLATYQYQEYNWSEEAQGNAQFAVWTGLEENGLGVNIQHYDPLINSAVAAEFKLPASWQLRAEMNFGSVEKPAADKDFMDDDQRFKVFQ from the coding sequence TTGGATACCCAATTACTAGATTTGATGAAACACCGGCGCACCATTTATAACCTAGGTCGCAACGTTCAGATTCCAGAACCAGAACTAACGGAATACATTAAAGCGGTGATTCGCCACACACCATCGGCTTTTAACAGCCAACCAGTGCGGGCTGTCATCCTGTTTAACGAACACCACGAAAAGTTGTGGGATATCGTTGAGACTGCTTTAGAAGAAAAGGTCGCTCCAGACGCTTTCTTACGGACCAAAGCAAAGATTAGTAGTTTTAGAAATGCCTTTGGTTCGATTCTCTTCTTTACCGACATGAAGGTGGTTCAGTCTTACGCCGATAACGAGAAACTGGCTACTTACCAATACCAAGAATACAACTGGTCTGAAGAAGCACAGGGGAACGCTCAGTTTGCCGTGTGGACCGGGCTTGAGGAAAATGGGTTAGGGGTTAACATTCAACATTATGATCCGCTAATTAACAGTGCTGTAGCGGCTGAATTTAAGTTGCCTGCTAGTTGGCAATTGCGGGCCGAAATGAACTTTGGTTCCGTAGAAAAGCCGGCTGCCGACAAGGACTTCATGGATGACGATCAACGCTTTAAAGTCTTTCAGTAA
- a CDS encoding methylated-DNA--[protein]-cysteine S-methyltransferase: MQRLYWDAININGQKVFYTVTDAGLNFVSSPEHGVSQVLRFYPQAFEYVHDHQQTDHYRKALKRYLKGKSDHFGFTLDYFVNGTPQEEEVWQLVRAIPYGKTLTLAEIADQLRLEPQVVQAALQNCPMWLVIPLHRVVERGDDRGYRTDASMRIYLRNLEQSPKSELRELL, from the coding sequence ATGCAACGGCTATACTGGGATGCGATTAACATTAACGGTCAGAAGGTCTTTTACACGGTGACCGATGCCGGTTTAAACTTCGTCAGCTCGCCAGAGCACGGAGTCTCACAGGTGCTACGGTTTTATCCGCAGGCATTTGAGTATGTTCACGATCACCAGCAGACCGACCACTACCGCAAGGCGTTGAAACGCTATCTAAAAGGCAAGAGTGACCACTTTGGTTTTACCTTGGATTACTTTGTCAACGGGACTCCTCAGGAAGAAGAGGTCTGGCAGCTCGTTCGAGCAATTCCATACGGAAAAACTCTGACGTTGGCTGAAATTGCAGATCAATTACGCTTAGAACCACAGGTGGTGCAAGCAGCCTTGCAAAACTGTCCGATGTGGCTGGTAATTCCGCTCCACCGGGTGGTCGAACGCGGCGACGATCGTGGGTACCGCACCGATGCTTCGATGCGCATTTACCTACGTAATCTGGAACAAAGTCCAAAATCAGAGTTACGGGAGTTACTATAA
- a CDS encoding MFS transporter, translating into MQKFRAWGSAVLLIGLASALIMLMQWKLHTVILGYDTFFHFNRIYDAAEQLRTGHFNYFMSNFGYQRSGQMINALYGPYFAYLLGVFLWLTGSWFSFQMLTGGLILVGAGLSAWILFRRLQIHPVLAVLGAVIYLAQNFITYWITSSAFLDWGAMLLPFAVLAGLSLIKGEPRQIHWGLGLIMSILIEVHTLSAVMTCCLLLPFFLVGWKQAASKGKYLGRVALNVLLAVVLTANYTVTFLNVVLQNRLVSPFAVKSLRTGAMHLMSPNWLQADVGIVFIVILGLQLLLVFLVRPLHRLNYFLTGVGLVFFWLSSTLFPWRLMQRVFPFLQHFLQFPSRFFSFAALLLLASVLMSLTQVLQTPRWHWSFESIFALVGLLAVTAVMLGMRNVKIQADNDWEKGNRPPQVGVYTPVKHRYDYYQQGTTQKQLKTDFMSADLEKPLLDERRGITDYLPNYSGRMNVKRLQPQYQTQIMRRNRFVKKRVDGSGQMHVTWNSKQNGLVTVPVVAYHDTTVRLNGQLLHRGQQADIHHYQVTDIGSIQVQPRRGVNHVLVAYRAPLWVKVAIFGSLTAWAGLLVWGLGLVISKWWRRARERKAARR; encoded by the coding sequence GTGCAAAAATTTCGGGCGTGGGGATCGGCAGTTCTGTTAATTGGACTTGCGTCGGCATTAATTATGTTGATGCAGTGGAAATTACACACGGTGATTCTCGGCTACGACACTTTTTTTCACTTTAATCGCATTTATGATGCAGCAGAACAGTTACGGACGGGCCATTTTAATTACTTCATGAGTAACTTTGGCTACCAGCGTTCGGGCCAGATGATTAACGCGCTATATGGACCTTATTTTGCGTATCTCTTAGGAGTCTTTTTGTGGTTAACCGGAAGCTGGTTTAGTTTTCAAATGCTGACCGGGGGCTTGATTTTAGTGGGAGCGGGTCTTAGTGCCTGGATCCTGTTTCGCCGGTTACAGATTCATCCGGTCCTAGCGGTTTTAGGAGCGGTTATTTACTTAGCCCAGAATTTTATTACTTACTGGATTACCAGTTCCGCATTTTTAGATTGGGGCGCGATGCTGTTGCCTTTTGCCGTTTTGGCGGGACTAAGTTTGATAAAGGGGGAACCACGTCAGATTCACTGGGGGCTTGGCCTCATTATGTCGATTCTGATTGAGGTGCACACGTTGAGTGCAGTGATGACCTGTTGTTTGCTGTTACCATTCTTTTTAGTGGGGTGGAAGCAGGCAGCATCTAAAGGGAAGTACCTCGGCCGCGTAGCCTTGAACGTACTGTTGGCGGTAGTGCTGACGGCTAACTACACGGTAACTTTCTTGAACGTCGTGTTGCAAAATCGGTTGGTGTCACCGTTTGCCGTTAAGAGTTTACGGACTGGTGCTATGCACTTGATGAGTCCGAACTGGTTACAGGCGGATGTAGGGATTGTGTTCATCGTAATCTTAGGATTACAACTTTTGTTGGTATTCCTGGTTCGACCACTGCACCGGTTAAACTACTTTCTAACCGGCGTGGGACTGGTCTTCTTTTGGTTATCCTCGACCCTGTTTCCGTGGCGGTTGATGCAACGAGTTTTTCCGTTTTTGCAACACTTTTTGCAGTTTCCCTCACGCTTCTTTTCATTTGCAGCGCTCCTATTATTAGCTAGTGTGCTCATGTCTTTGACCCAGGTGTTACAAACTCCGCGTTGGCACTGGAGCTTTGAATCCATCTTTGCCTTAGTCGGATTATTGGCCGTAACGGCGGTGATGTTGGGGATGCGCAACGTTAAGATTCAAGCCGATAATGATTGGGAAAAGGGGAATCGTCCGCCCCAGGTGGGAGTTTATACCCCAGTTAAACATCGGTACGATTACTACCAACAAGGCACGACACAGAAGCAGTTAAAAACAGACTTTATGAGTGCCGATTTAGAAAAACCACTACTGGATGAACGGCGTGGAATCACTGATTATCTGCCAAACTATAGTGGTCGAATGAACGTGAAACGATTGCAACCACAGTATCAGACCCAAATTATGCGACGTAATCGTTTTGTGAAGAAACGGGTCGATGGTTCTGGACAGATGCATGTGACCTGGAACAGTAAGCAGAATGGGTTAGTGACGGTGCCCGTGGTGGCTTACCACGATACCACGGTCCGCTTGAACGGCCAGTTACTCCACCGGGGCCAGCAAGCAGATATTCATCATTATCAAGTTACTGACATTGGGAGTATTCAGGTCCAACCACGGAGGGGAGTGAACCACGTACTGGTAGCTTATCGAGCCCCCTTATGGGTTAAAGTGGCTATTTTTGGTTCACTTACGGCCTGGGCCGGATTATTGGTCTGGGGACTAGGGCTCGTTATCAGCAAATGGTGGCGCCGCGCTAGGGAGCGGAAAGCAGCTAGGCGGTAG
- a CDS encoding TenA family protein produces the protein MQPAISEQMQQTVQTMMPQFGANSFVQGIATGDLPRAVVINYVQQDNIYLQRFLNLYQRVLGQLSPELLANTEHDIRMENGAHQVLLQAAQTTTKEIMTPWPPTKNVTQTYLQHMESAAKQSAFIGLASMQACPAVYVTLANQLVAKDANVPTNPFAAWINFYAGTDDGFDQTMFHELDQLSPTVANEDRQEALVVFQKSCEYELAFFAQAEEEN, from the coding sequence ATGCAACCAGCAATTAGTGAACAAATGCAACAAACCGTTCAGACGATGATGCCACAATTTGGGGCGAATTCATTTGTGCAAGGAATCGCGACAGGAGATTTACCCCGCGCGGTGGTCATTAACTACGTTCAGCAGGATAACATCTACCTGCAACGCTTTTTGAACTTATACCAGCGAGTGCTGGGCCAACTTTCTCCAGAGTTATTGGCAAATACCGAACATGATATTCGGATGGAGAATGGTGCTCACCAGGTGCTGTTACAAGCTGCCCAAACAACTACAAAAGAAATTATGACGCCGTGGCCGCCAACTAAGAATGTGACCCAAACCTATTTGCAACACATGGAATCAGCTGCCAAACAATCAGCTTTTATCGGATTAGCGAGCATGCAAGCCTGTCCGGCAGTGTACGTTACTTTAGCCAATCAACTAGTGGCAAAAGACGCTAATGTTCCCACTAATCCGTTTGCCGCGTGGATTAATTTTTACGCAGGAACGGATGATGGTTTTGACCAGACGATGTTTCATGAATTAGATCAACTAAGCCCGACGGTTGCAAATGAAGACCGGCAGGAAGCACTGGTTGTGTTTCAAAAGAGTTGTGAATATGAATTAGCCTTTTTTGCCCAGGCGGAGGAGGAAAACTAA
- a CDS encoding histidine phosphatase family protein: MTVTAYLVRHGQTYLNRYNKVQGWIDSPLTDKGIADAQTAGKRLAKIDFDAAFTSDSGRAVETGNEILKQNPRGMDIITYQFPELREQFHGYFEGENLEQMWQFVGEQVNITNEAGVLNHYGLERARDLIAKADLYNDAEDNQRFWERLDRGFDRIRENTSDGQKILIVSHGMTIRSIVDRYAPELDEGQAAQNGSITKLLIQPDTIEVEYYNNLDRDV; encoded by the coding sequence ATGACAGTAACAGCTTACTTAGTCCGACACGGACAAACCTATTTAAACCGATATAACAAAGTGCAGGGATGGATTGACTCGCCCTTAACTGATAAGGGAATTGCCGATGCCCAAACTGCTGGGAAACGCCTAGCTAAAATTGATTTTGATGCGGCCTTTACCAGTGATTCAGGTCGAGCAGTCGAAACCGGTAACGAAATTTTGAAGCAAAACCCCCGGGGAATGGATATCATTACCTACCAGTTTCCAGAACTGCGTGAACAGTTCCATGGTTACTTTGAAGGGGAAAATCTGGAACAAATGTGGCAGTTCGTGGGAGAACAGGTCAACATTACCAACGAAGCGGGCGTGTTAAACCACTATGGGTTAGAACGAGCTCGGGATCTGATTGCGAAGGCTGATTTGTATAATGATGCCGAAGATAACCAACGATTCTGGGAACGACTAGACCGAGGTTTTGACCGGATTCGGGAAAACACTAGTGACGGGCAAAAGATCCTGATTGTTTCGCACGGGATGACGATTCGTTCAATTGTGGACCGGTACGCACCCGAATTGGATGAGGGCCAAGCCGCCCAAAATGGGAGCATCACTAAGTTGTTAATTCAACCGGATACAATTGAAGTGGAATACTACAACAATTTGGACCGGGATGTGTAA
- a CDS encoding HdeD family acid-resistance protein: MFSSARKFDPFTLVVGILFAILSLVILKYPGGSLMVVAYIIAFAMIMEGIFKLADLTAIDKSLGISNTWVIISAILDLILGVLIIFMPGLGGIYLWIVLSISFIMDSLFELWASRYIGKNHKGYFWFTVILAVIGLILGILLLFNPMLGVSTSLFLIAFYLMFFGILLIIRSF, encoded by the coding sequence ATGTTTAGTTCCGCAAGAAAATTTGACCCATTTACGTTGGTTGTCGGAATTTTATTCGCCATCCTTTCGTTAGTGATTTTGAAATACCCTGGCGGCTCACTCATGGTTGTTGCCTACATCATTGCCTTTGCGATGATCATGGAAGGAATCTTTAAATTAGCCGACTTAACTGCTATCGATAAATCATTAGGAATCAGTAACACCTGGGTGATTATTAGTGCCATCTTGGACTTGATCCTAGGGGTCTTGATTATCTTTATGCCTGGTTTAGGTGGGATTTACCTATGGATTGTCTTATCAATTTCATTCATCATGGACTCCCTCTTCGAACTCTGGGCTAGTCGTTACATCGGCAAGAATCACAAGGGTTACTTCTGGTTCACGGTTATTTTAGCCGTAATCGGGTTAATCCTAGGAATTTTACTGTTATTTAACCCAATGCTGGGGGTAAGTACCAGTCTCTTCCTGATTGCTTTTTACCTGATGTTCTTTGGAATCTTATTAATTATCCGTTCGTTCTAA
- the yjeM gene encoding glutamate/gamma-aminobutyrate family transporter YjeM: MNNRKITLLSLVLIIFTSIFNFVNIPRAFYLMGYASIIFYVIAALCFFLPFAFMVAEFGSAYPSAKGGIYTWMASAVNSRYAFVGIVMWYTSFITWMLNTSSIIWIPISTAIFGVDKTQSWHLLGLNDVQTLGILAVALVLLVTFIASRGLNQFKLITSIGGSAMLLASFILIVGGSVILLLNGHPLQPLSLLSFIHSPNPDYQTGIAVLGFSVYAIFAFGGIEIISGLVDQTKNPQRTFPRGIAISAILITIVYALGIFVTGMFTNWNQVFNANGGKHVNIGNEAFIAMNNFGYQLGLALHFHHGVAVQMGLWVARYIGLSMFLALMGAFTTVVFSPIKQLVEGTPDHMWPQWMRKVKRDLPVNAMKIQALIVIAFILLVSFGGKDAKMFFQIVVSMTNVAMSLPYLFVAYAFWQFRKKQIEHPFVFFKSYSVARLASIVVLVTVGAAILFTLVAPVMSGQWTTTMWMILGPVLFITVALIWSRKME; this comes from the coding sequence ATGAATAACCGAAAAATCACCCTGTTATCGTTGGTATTGATTATCTTTACCTCAATCTTTAACTTTGTTAACATTCCCCGGGCCTTTTACTTGATGGGTTATGCCTCCATCATTTTTTATGTAATTGCGGCCTTGTGTTTCTTTTTACCGTTTGCCTTCATGGTAGCGGAGTTTGGTTCTGCTTATCCGAGCGCGAAGGGCGGGATTTACACGTGGATGGCCTCTGCGGTTAACTCTCGGTACGCCTTCGTGGGAATCGTGATGTGGTATACCTCGTTTATTACGTGGATGTTGAATACCAGTTCCATTATTTGGATCCCGATTTCGACCGCCATTTTTGGGGTAGATAAGACCCAAAGTTGGCACTTGTTGGGACTCAATGACGTGCAAACCCTCGGAATCCTGGCGGTGGCATTGGTGCTCCTCGTGACTTTCATTGCCAGTCGGGGTTTGAATCAGTTCAAGCTGATTACCTCAATCGGGGGTTCGGCCATGTTACTGGCCAGCTTCATTCTGATTGTGGGGGGCAGTGTGATCCTGCTTTTAAACGGACACCCGCTGCAACCATTGAGTTTGCTGAGCTTCATTCATTCTCCGAATCCGGATTATCAAACCGGGATCGCAGTTCTGGGCTTTTCTGTCTACGCAATCTTTGCCTTTGGTGGGATTGAAATCATTAGTGGCCTGGTGGACCAAACCAAGAATCCCCAACGAACTTTCCCAAGGGGAATTGCCATCAGCGCCATTTTGATTACAATTGTGTACGCGCTGGGAATCTTTGTGACCGGGATGTTTACCAACTGGAACCAGGTCTTTAACGCTAACGGTGGCAAGCACGTGAACATTGGAAACGAGGCCTTCATTGCGATGAATAACTTTGGGTACCAGCTCGGCTTAGCCCTGCATTTTCACCATGGGGTGGCCGTGCAAATGGGGCTCTGGGTGGCGCGTTACATTGGGTTATCCATGTTTCTAGCGTTAATGGGAGCCTTTACCACGGTGGTCTTCTCGCCAATCAAACAGTTGGTAGAGGGGACCCCGGATCATATGTGGCCACAATGGATGCGGAAGGTGAAACGGGACCTTCCGGTAAACGCAATGAAAATTCAGGCACTTATCGTAATTGCATTCATTTTGCTGGTTTCGTTTGGAGGGAAGGATGCGAAGATGTTCTTCCAAATCGTGGTGTCGATGACTAACGTGGCCATGTCACTACCGTACCTGTTTGTGGCCTATGCCTTTTGGCAGTTCCGCAAGAAACAAATTGAGCATCCCTTCGTGTTCTTTAAGAGTTACTCAGTGGCTCGGTTAGCTTCCATCGTTGTTTTAGTAACGGTGGGTGCTGCGATTCTCTTTACCCTGGTTGCTCCGGTCATGAGTGGACAATGGACCACTACGATGTGGATGATTCTGGGACCCGTGCTGTTTATTACGGTGGCTCTGATTTGGTCACGTAAGATGGAATAA
- a CDS encoding YfhO family protein, with amino-acid sequence MNKKMSQVLAYLGAFFLPILIVIGVFAGRGIAPLGGHNLLVSDLATQYFPFFNFLRTQLHNGGISTYSFLFSLGDNTIPVYTYYLMSPLNLLVFFVKSAQIPLLMEAIIMIKIGLISLSMVIFLRVKEHAVNWRQLVAGVAYGLCGFVAMYFYDFMWLEALMVLPFLTLAIDRLFKKEKWGWYTFTLLVGIILNYYMGYMLCVYSVIYFVYLFILQQPQTMKFWSFVRTRKAVLVKYIGSSILGGALSAFLLVPTLVGMLSTGKGNFDWTSFLPIFRFLPSDLLSFGVGATNFVGRLNHEPSLFVGSFFALGMLIFWLSPQIKRQEKRASLWLVGAIFVGMLIATFDTVWHMFQMPAGFPFREVYMLSFVMIGFGYQAWRRGAFSQLAIVKKAAVILAGLITLGYLSAFVEIRVARAFHWATPFYVTSYWNWLIALLFILVTVAVIGISKRDVRWWPLLLVVVSLEMGTNFWLALGGTHEYGNQSQFVQKYERSAQLVQAAQNQRQFTRLDVNNQLYVHNFNINYNQYNDSLLFNFYGVNSYTSSLNVHTHDALTKLGLYSRNERRVSVRGLTPVTAQLLSVGRQVNISRTGKMQLHTNPQLTGVGYAVAPTLDQLHLVNNDVYGNLNRLFQSESGSKALVFHPNPAQVLRLQKQRGQYRYRVRVTAQTTGMQYLDLQRVSPNQQLQIKVNGQALASRYPQNGAELIELGHRQQGDQLTVQFMSNRKLTKQDLKTTFASYQGDAVERFSQATVPYQLQVDDPARLALHGNQFTAKVKTTTARPVVLLSIPYDQGWTITDGQKPVKMKKAVNGLAQVRLTPGTHRLTFRYQTPGLKVGVLISLLGLVGTLLASWWWRKKRTVRRDAK; translated from the coding sequence ATGAATAAAAAAATGTCTCAGGTACTGGCCTACCTGGGAGCCTTCTTCCTTCCGATTCTCATCGTAATTGGAGTCTTTGCTGGGCGGGGAATTGCGCCCTTGGGGGGGCACAATTTATTGGTGAGTGACCTGGCCACCCAGTATTTCCCCTTTTTTAATTTTTTACGAACGCAGTTACACAATGGGGGGATTAGTACCTATTCCTTTTTGTTTTCGCTCGGGGATAATACCATACCGGTCTATACCTACTACTTGATGAGTCCGTTGAATTTACTGGTGTTCTTTGTGAAAAGTGCCCAAATTCCCTTGCTAATGGAAGCCATCATCATGATTAAGATTGGCTTGATTAGTCTTTCAATGGTGATTTTTTTACGGGTAAAGGAACATGCCGTAAACTGGCGCCAACTAGTGGCAGGCGTTGCCTATGGTTTATGTGGCTTTGTGGCCATGTACTTTTACGACTTTATGTGGCTGGAAGCCCTCATGGTCTTACCGTTTTTAACGTTGGCGATTGATCGACTGTTTAAAAAGGAAAAGTGGGGCTGGTACACGTTTACCCTACTAGTGGGTATCATTTTAAATTACTACATGGGGTATATGTTGTGTGTGTACTCTGTGATTTATTTTGTGTACCTGTTTATTTTGCAGCAACCACAGACGATGAAATTCTGGTCCTTCGTTAGAACTAGAAAAGCGGTTCTAGTGAAGTACATCGGTAGTTCGATACTGGGGGGAGCACTCTCCGCGTTTCTATTAGTTCCCACTCTGGTCGGGATGTTATCGACCGGGAAGGGGAACTTCGATTGGACCAGTTTCTTACCAATTTTTCGCTTTTTACCTTCCGATTTACTTAGTTTCGGGGTTGGAGCAACCAATTTCGTCGGTCGTTTAAACCACGAACCATCGTTGTTTGTGGGGAGTTTCTTTGCCCTTGGGATGTTAATCTTTTGGTTGAGTCCGCAGATTAAACGCCAGGAAAAACGGGCCTCCCTCTGGCTCGTCGGGGCCATCTTTGTGGGGATGCTAATTGCCACCTTTGACACGGTGTGGCACATGTTCCAGATGCCAGCCGGCTTCCCGTTCCGTGAAGTTTACATGTTAAGCTTTGTCATGATTGGCTTTGGCTATCAAGCTTGGCGGCGCGGAGCCTTTTCCCAGTTAGCAATCGTCAAAAAGGCCGCTGTGATCTTGGCAGGGCTAATTACCCTGGGTTACCTTTCCGCCTTTGTGGAAATTCGAGTGGCCCGGGCCTTTCACTGGGCGACTCCGTTCTACGTGACTAGCTACTGGAACTGGTTAATTGCGCTACTCTTTATTTTAGTAACGGTCGCTGTGATTGGAATTAGCAAGCGTGATGTACGTTGGTGGCCGTTGCTATTAGTCGTAGTTTCCCTAGAAATGGGCACTAACTTCTGGCTTGCCCTTGGCGGAACCCATGAATATGGTAATCAGAGTCAGTTTGTCCAAAAGTACGAGCGGTCGGCACAGCTCGTGCAAGCCGCGCAAAACCAACGTCAGTTTACCCGGTTAGATGTGAATAACCAACTGTACGTGCACAATTTCAACATTAATTATAATCAATATAATGATTCGTTGCTGTTTAACTTTTACGGAGTCAACAGCTACACGTCCTCGCTCAACGTGCATACTCATGATGCGTTGACGAAGCTCGGCTTATATAGTCGAAACGAACGTCGGGTGAGCGTCCGGGGCTTGACCCCGGTAACCGCTCAACTCCTAAGCGTTGGCCGGCAGGTTAATATTAGTCGGACGGGAAAAATGCAGTTACACACTAATCCGCAGCTAACTGGTGTGGGGTATGCGGTAGCTCCAACTCTTGACCAGTTACATTTGGTTAATAACGATGTGTATGGGAACTTAAACCGCCTCTTTCAGTCAGAAAGTGGGTCGAAGGCGTTGGTCTTTCACCCTAATCCGGCTCAAGTGCTGCGGTTACAAAAGCAGAGGGGTCAGTATCGCTACCGCGTTCGGGTAACGGCGCAAACTACCGGGATGCAGTACCTCGATTTACAACGAGTTAGTCCGAACCAGCAGTTGCAAATCAAGGTTAATGGACAGGCCTTAGCCAGTCGGTATCCACAAAATGGAGCCGAATTAATTGAACTGGGGCACCGCCAGCAGGGCGATCAGTTAACCGTTCAGTTTATGAGTAACCGGAAGTTAACGAAGCAAGATCTCAAGACGACCTTTGCTAGCTATCAAGGCGATGCGGTTGAGCGCTTTAGCCAGGCGACGGTTCCTTACCAACTGCAGGTGGATGATCCAGCTCGATTAGCCTTACATGGCAATCAATTTACGGCTAAGGTGAAGACTACCACAGCGCGTCCTGTCGTTTTGCTTAGCATCCCTTATGATCAGGGATGGACGATTACAGACGGCCAGAAACCTGTTAAAATGAAGAAGGCGGTGAATGGCCTGGCTCAGGTCCGGTTGACTCCGGGAACTCATCGCCTAACGTTCCGATACCAGACACCGGGGCTTAAAGTGGGAGTGCTCATTTCGCTATTGGGCTTAGTGGGAACTTTACTGGCCAGCTGGTGGTGGCGAAAAAAGCGCACGGTTAGGAGAGATGCCAAATGA
- the thiD gene encoding bifunctional hydroxymethylpyrimidine kinase/phosphomethylpyrimidine kinase — translation MRQYPTGLTIAGTDSGGGAGMMADLKTIQTLKTFATAVVMGITAQNTKDVQRIETVSAAMVNAQFAAVATDFAIRAVKTGALFDADHVRLAVQNLAKYHFPVVIVDPVMVAKGGSHLLDDEGITVLKQELLPVADAVTPNLPEAELLAGQTITTPVDILNAAKKIQQLGVENVVIKGGHGTDPVVSDYVKLADGTDYWLESPRVNTNRTHGTGDTLSAAMVAYVAHGHSINQAIRLAHDYLAQIIPHPLPLGHGHGPVNHGLWEEHDEI, via the coding sequence ATGCGACAATATCCAACGGGATTGACGATTGCTGGAACTGATTCTGGCGGGGGTGCCGGAATGATGGCGGACCTAAAAACGATACAAACTTTAAAAACCTTTGCCACTGCCGTGGTGATGGGCATTACCGCGCAGAATACGAAGGACGTTCAACGAATTGAGACCGTTTCAGCAGCCATGGTGAACGCACAATTTGCTGCGGTCGCAACTGATTTTGCTATCCGGGCTGTGAAAACGGGAGCCTTGTTTGATGCCGACCATGTGCGCTTAGCGGTTCAAAATCTGGCTAAATACCATTTTCCAGTGGTCATTGTGGATCCGGTCATGGTTGCCAAGGGTGGGAGCCACTTGTTAGATGACGAAGGCATTACGGTTCTCAAGCAGGAGTTGCTGCCGGTGGCTGACGCAGTAACGCCGAACTTACCAGAAGCGGAGTTACTGGCTGGGCAAACGATTACGACGCCAGTCGATATTTTAAACGCTGCTAAAAAGATTCAGCAATTGGGAGTCGAAAACGTCGTCATTAAAGGAGGACACGGCACGGATCCGGTGGTTTCCGACTACGTTAAACTGGCCGACGGAACCGACTACTGGCTAGAAAGCCCGCGGGTGAACACCAACCGAACCCATGGCACGGGCGACACGCTTTCAGCGGCCATGGTAGCGTACGTGGCTCACGGTCACAGTATTAACCAAGCGATTCGGTTGGCTCACGACTATCTAGCACAAATTATTCCCCACCCGCTGCCATTGGGACACGGGCACGGACCGGTAAATCATGGATTATGGGAGGAACACGATGAAATTTAA